The genome window GGCAACCTCACCATCATTTATGTAAGTTATCCACTTCTGATTTGAAAAATTTAGACTTGAAATCTTACTAGTTCCATAAATCGGTTTTGAATATTTTTCTTTGATATATTCAGAAGATTGAATAATCGCAGGTAGTACTGACTTGATAGAATTGGATCCGCCCATCAAAGGATGATAGTGGTAGCGAATCACTAATTTCAATAAGTCAATCATATTCCTTTCGCCTGCAACCTTTTCACCCGAATTCGATTCAACCTGCGCTATGCTTCGGATAAATTTCATCAGAGACTTCTTATCTTTAATGGAAGATTGTTCGAGTTGGTTGTAGATACTATTTAAGATAGTATTTTCATGACTTGCATATCTAAAGATAGCCCCATTATCATTTTCTAATTCTTTTTTTAGTGCTCGAATAAAATGAAAGTTAGGAAATTCGTTTGGATCCGTATGTAAAAATTGTCCTTTGTGTTCAATTTGACCATCTTCATGCAGTATATGATGAGAAAACTGAAAGGCGATTCCTTCATAAGGTCTCATACCTTTGAAAAATGGAATAGCGACAGAAGTAGTTTCAAAATCTATAAAATGAAGAGGATAAAGAACCGAATCCATAAATCTTCTCAAATCATTTAACTCTAAAATGTCGGAGGTATGATTGGATTGAATACTTTGTACCTGATGCCATTGCCTCTTTCCTTGTGACATGCCATCTTCAGATAACTGATCATCGAAATCAGACTCTTTCATTTGATCGATAAAATATATTCCTTGTTTGAGCTTATCTCGTTTTCCTCTATAATTCCAAATATCAAAAATAAACTTCCTCTCAAAATCAGACTCTGTAAGATTCGCCTGCTCCTTCCAACATTCCTTAAAGCCACTCTTTGAACCTGATTCCATCTCAGGCTCTGATGTGTAGAATTCGCAATGCTGGCAATGCATTCCTATATCAGAAGGAATTTTCTTATCTTGGCTGTACTGAGATGCAAAATAATTTATATTAGGAATAAAATCATCTTCTTGGTGAATCAATTCGATTGTAGAGTCCACAGGAATTTCAATTAGAATCCTATTTCCAAGTCCTATCTCATTTAACTTTTGTGAATCAATCTTTACTTCGCTTCGGCCATGATTGTTTTGGATTTCAAAAATAGAATTCAATCCATTTACACTTGCTACTGAATTCTTATCCACTAAAAGTATACTTGCAGAAATATCATATTCAGGAAAGGCATTCATTAGAACATATTTCTGGAAGGCAATATCATCTAAGTAAGACTTGTACTCTGGATAAATATTGCCCTTCGAATTATAAAAATCAGCTTCGGATGAACCAGAAAAGGACTTCGCCTTAACTTCAATAATTTGAATTAGATGGTCTTTCTTTACGAGAATATCAGCACGGATAAAAAGACTTTCAAACTTTACTGCACCTTCAAAGATTATAACATCTTTATTCTTTAATAATGCATTCGTTTTATCTAATGCTGTATCATAGTCAATTTCCACAATATCATTTGTGAGATTCTGATCATAATAAAACTTTGCTAATTCACCAACTTGAAACCCACCCTCTGCTAAACTTTGTAAAAACGAATCACCTTGGCTTTGATCAGGGTATTCCAATTTGCCCGAATAAAATAACTTAGTGGGACAATCCCTGGCAATTTGAAATCTTGATTTAGTAAGGTATCGTTTTTTCATAGAAATGTAATTCTAGATATTTTACTTTAAATGAATATTATATTCGGAAATTAATCTTCCGAATATAAAGAATTTATTCTGTATAATACTTCTATGCCTTTCTTCGATACTAAAGATATTGCGAAAATTGGAATCCAAAATGGAATTTCTAAGAAACAAATAAACGGATTTCAAGCTTTTGTTGACATTGATAACCTTAAAGAATCACCCCTAGGTTTTCAAGAAGTATTTAAATCCTTTTGTGAAAGTGGGAATTCTAACTGGCTTAATCCGAGCTTGATATGGAATCGACTGGATGAGATATTAGCGAAATTCCAAGCTGATCGAAGTCTTCTGCATCATTTCCGAGATTTATTAGCTGCCTCAGTCCGAATTGGACTTTCTCCACATTCATTCTTTAAATATGTAATTAGTCCTCGATTATCTCGTGACTACGATTGGAGAAGTTGGGAAGTAAAACATATCCCTGCATTTCATTCTATTATAGCCTTAATTGCAACACTTAAAGAACATGAAAGATATAAAAAAGATCAGATAGAAGGCGCCTTCAAGATTTTATCATCAGACATTGTTTTAACAAAGTATATAGCTTATCCAATTGCACATACACCTATTGACTTGTTATCAAATAGTGTATTTTGTAAATCATATATAGATATTTGGTTAAAAATTCAATTTTCGAATCCTCTATTTTTCCATTTTCTAAAATTAAACATCTTTCCAATTTTGAAAAAGTTTTCAGCTGTGTGGAGCACAAATCAGATTACTTCCTTACTAAAAAAATTACCTGAACTTGAGGCGACCTTTCAGAAAGAATTTTCACAAAAGGAAAAAGAATGGAGACGAATTCCAAAGCTTTCAATTTATTCGATCGATTTTGAGCATGGATTTTTGGAGAGAAAGAAATCAGGTTTTAATAAAATTGACTATTATCGTGAAATTTCTTCTTTTATAAATATTCTACAAAGCCTAGCGACAAAACGAGTGGGAATTTTCTTTCTCGATTATCTTGGAAGAAGGTTAGTAATTCATAAAGATCCAAAAAAATATGAAGCAGCGATCGAACTGATTCAAAGTCTCAAAGATCGAACAGGCTTATCTATTTACTTCTGGCATTTTAGAAAATTTTTTAAAATGAAATATGAAGACAGGGAAAAATATCCAAAATTCATTTCAGAAAATGATGGAATGGATCCAGAATACAAAATTATCTTAGATAGAATATTTGATGAGGAATTAATCACCGACA of Leptospira sp. GIMC2001 contains these proteins:
- a CDS encoding DUF2779 domain-containing protein, whose protein sequence is MKKRYLTKSRFQIARDCPTKLFYSGKLEYPDQSQGDSFLQSLAEGGFQVGELAKFYYDQNLTNDIVEIDYDTALDKTNALLKNKDVIIFEGAVKFESLFIRADILVKKDHLIQIIEVKAKSFSGSSEADFYNSKGNIYPEYKSYLDDIAFQKYVLMNAFPEYDISASILLVDKNSVASVNGLNSIFEIQNNHGRSEVKIDSQKLNEIGLGNRILIEIPVDSTIELIHQEDDFIPNINYFASQYSQDKKIPSDIGMHCQHCEFYTSEPEMESGSKSGFKECWKEQANLTESDFERKFIFDIWNYRGKRDKLKQGIYFIDQMKESDFDDQLSEDGMSQGKRQWHQVQSIQSNHTSDILELNDLRRFMDSVLYPLHFIDFETTSVAIPFFKGMRPYEGIAFQFSHHILHEDGQIEHKGQFLHTDPNEFPNFHFIRALKKELENDNGAIFRYASHENTILNSIYNQLEQSSIKDKKSLMKFIRSIAQVESNSGEKVAGERNMIDLLKLVIRYHYHPLMGGSNSIKSVLPAIIQSSEYIKEKYSKPIYGTSKISSLNFSNQKWITYINDGEVANPYKLLPAIFDVEELDPKLKTLQGNLSLQTISDGGAALSAYGIILNYHKYPKIQEAIRKSLLKYCELDTFAMVLIWENWMKILGKI